The nucleotide sequence AGAGCTTGATCGCATCAGGGAATTGCTTAATAAATTCGAAATCAGCATAAATCATCGACACATCCGGATTGCCAACGACTGCTTCTACTTGCTCTAATGTCCGACATAACACCGTTAGCTTTATCTCATTCGGATTGATTTCTTGGGCTTCACCATTCGAAAAAGAATCTGCAAATTCATCAATCTCTCGCTTTATGAATTGAGGAGGCTGTTCACGCATAATTTCTAGCTGCTCAGTCGCCTCACGACGCATCCGATTCAACTCGCGCATCGGTACAATTACGTCACCCTTCAAGCTCACCTCAAGCTGATCCAAATAAAATAACGTTCCACCCAAACGCCCTAACTGCTCTCCAAGCACCTCATGTCCCAGTGGACGCTTCTGTGCCTGTTCTAACAATAGCTCGGATTCAACAGCAACTGTCGTTCCCAGCTTAACATCTGTCCAGATCGTGCGCAGAGCCGCACCCTCTTGTCCGAATACAGATACTGCCAGAGGAAAAGTGCGATAGGGCTTCTCTGTTTCGAATGTGCTACGTAACCGGCGATCTAGCGCAGGATCGCTCGTCTTCCAAATCCGATCGCCTTCATGAACACGATTAAGATCGATATCGTTGCGACCAGGTACAATCTCAATGCGCGAGCCTTCTGGCGATTCGCCCTCGAGCTTAATACCTGAATTGCGAATATCGTAGACGCGCCCGCCTTCTTCCTTCTTCGTCGGATCGCCTGCATCAAATACGATGCCATCTCCCCGCTTAAGTGGAGCTTCAATTCGGCAAATGACCGCATCACGTAAAATCTTCTCAACTGTGCCCAAATAGACTCCGCGACTCTTCGGGAAAGTACCTTCTACGAGCTGCTTATTGTTCGTTCCATCTAGGAAGCCATGTGTAAAACCACGTGAAAAGCTTTGTTGGAGCTCGCGCACCTCTTCCTTGGATGGATCGGAGGAATCTCCTGCGAAGTATTTATCAACTTCCTTCGCATATTTACTGACGACATTTGCTACATATTCTGGACTTTTCAAACGACCTTCGATCTTGAATGACGTTACGCCCGCATCAATTAATTCCGGAACAATATCAATAGCCGCAAGATCCTTTGGCGATAACAAGTAGGCGATATCTCCCATCGGCTGCTGTACACCATCGACCATCAGATCATAGGGGAGGCGACAAGCTTGCGCACATTCTCCACGATTCGCAGAACGACCGCCCCACATTTCAGATGTTAAGCATTGACCGGAGTAAGAAACACACAGCGCTCCATGTACGAACACTTCCATCGGCAGCTTCGCTTGTTCCCCGATTTTCTGGATTTGCTTTAAGTTATTTTCACGTCCGAGCACGACCCGCTCCATATTAAACGGCTTCGTAAATTCCACCGCTTCAGGAGACGTAATCGTCATCTGAGTTGAACCGTGAATCGGAAAGTCCGGTGAAATTTCGCGAATCATCTTCACAAGTCCCAGGTCCTGTACAATTACTGCATCTACACCAGCATCAATGCATGCTTCAATAAGCTTTCTCGCTTCTGTAAGCTCGTCCTCGAACACTAAAATATTAAAGGTCAAAAACCCTTTAACCCCATATTTGTGCAAAAACTTCATCACTTCGGGGAGCTCATTCGTCGTAAAGTTATTAGCTCTTGCCCGTGCATTAAACTTTTCCACACCGAAGAAGACGGCGTCTGCTCCATTCGCAACAGCAGCGCGCATACATTCCCAATCTCCTGCTGGTGCTAACAATTCAATATCTTCTCGCCGTAAGGCGCTTTTGTCGTTCATTATTTTATTACCCTCCACACCGCATAGTCGCGGAAATCTACTTTCCTAGTATACCACGCAAGTCCAAA is from Candidatus Cohnella colombiensis and encodes:
- a CDS encoding DUF3656 domain-containing protein, which produces MNDKSALRREDIELLAPAGDWECMRAAVANGADAVFFGVEKFNARARANNFTTNELPEVMKFLHKYGVKGFLTFNILVFEDELTEARKLIEACIDAGVDAVIVQDLGLVKMIREISPDFPIHGSTQMTITSPEAVEFTKPFNMERVVLGRENNLKQIQKIGEQAKLPMEVFVHGALCVSYSGQCLTSEMWGGRSANRGECAQACRLPYDLMVDGVQQPMGDIAYLLSPKDLAAIDIVPELIDAGVTSFKIEGRLKSPEYVANVVSKYAKEVDKYFAGDSSDPSKEEVRELQQSFSRGFTHGFLDGTNNKQLVEGTFPKSRGVYLGTVEKILRDAVICRIEAPLKRGDGIVFDAGDPTKKEEGGRVYDIRNSGIKLEGESPEGSRIEIVPGRNDIDLNRVHEGDRIWKTSDPALDRRLRSTFETEKPYRTFPLAVSVFGQEGAALRTIWTDVKLGTTVAVESELLLEQAQKRPLGHEVLGEQLGRLGGTLFYLDQLEVSLKGDVIVPMRELNRMRREATEQLEIMREQPPQFIKREIDEFADSFSNGEAQEINPNEIKLTVLCRTLEQVEAVVGNPDVSMIYADFEFIKQFPDAIKLCREAGKRIALATPRIHMPGENGYHRNILNLKPDAILVRNTGALYYYLKERMEHPGVEHPELIGDFSLNVANHKTVNLFREAGLDWVTPSYDLNIQQMVDMLRRADTSRLEIVIHQHMPMFHTEHCVYCTFMSEGTNYTNCGRPCEEKRASLQDRIGMSHPVRVDEGCRNTVYNAIEQSGAEYLTTFQELGVRSYRVEFLEENGDKVREVLTLYRAALDGRIGGSEVWRKLKATNQLGVTRGQLVK